In Runella sp. SP2, the genomic window TTCACCCGTTGGCCATTGCGGCATTTGGTCGCGAGTGTACGCGCCGTGGTGTACCACCGCCAACTGTTTCATTGTTTGGGTCGCAGTTTATTACTTGGCGGGGCATTCCGTTGATTCCTTCGGACAAGCTTCCTATCCAAAACAATAAAACCAAAATCATTTTGCTGCGCACGGGCGAGAGCCGTCAGGGTGTAGTGGGTCTCATCCAACCTGGCTTGCAAGGCGAACAAACCCCTGGACTTTCGGTTCGTTTTATGGGCATCAATGACAAGGCCATCGCCTCTTACCTTGTTTCACTTTACTGCTCGTTGGCGGTATTGGTGGACGATGCCATTGCAGTTTTGGAAGACGTTGAAATCGGCAACTACCATGAGTACAAGTATTAATACTTTGACAGGACTGCCCGACGTAGCAGCGTTGGAAGCACTGGCAAATCAGTTTTTTGCTGCTTTGCCAGGTGAACATCCGATTGCGCAAGGATTTGCCAAACAGGGGATTCATGCCCTTGCACCTGTTCACGCAGAAGCTCCCAATGAGGTTCCTTTCTATTTTGCAGACGGCGCACCCACGCCGCCTGCATTGGGAGGCGTGGGCATTTCACCGACTTTGCACGACCCAACGGCTTTTGTCGCTGCTGGTGCAGCACCGACTACGCCGCACGTGGTAGAACCTGCCAGCATTAGCTCAAACGGCGGACGAATTCCTAGTTCCGTGGCAGGAAGTGGTGCATCGCCCTCGGCGATTCAACACGGCAACAACATTAATCTGGAGAATCCACAGACCAGTTTTCCCGACGAAAACTTAAAAAGTGACGCCATCCCCTCCTCCATTGGTTCGGGCAGGGAAACATCCCCAGAACAGTTGCCCTTCCAATCCCATTTTTCGTTTGAATCCCAATTACAAAAAGCGCTGGAAGCACTCTCGGGCACGAACCACGTTGCTTCAGTACCTCAAATAGGAAGTCCATACTATTTTCTTTCGGGCAACGCTTTGCACGGGTTAGGAGATGGTGTTGTACCGCAATTTCCTTTTGTTTCTTCCACAACAGCTTCCGCCAATAGCTTACAATCAGCACCAAAGCTACCGCTGGACGCTGCACTCATCAAAAAAGACTTTCCCATTCTTCAGGAAACTGTCAACGGGAAACCTCTGATTTGGTTGGATAACGCGGCTACGACCCAAAAGCCCAAGTTGGTCATCGACCGTTTGAGTTATTTTTACGAACACGAAAACTCAAACATTCACCGCGCCGCCCACGAGTTAGCTGCTCGCGCCACCGATGCCTACGAAGCGGCACGCGAAAAAGTCAGAGCGTTTTTGAATGCTGCTTCGACCAACGAAATTGTGTTTGTTCGGGGGGCAACGGAAGCGATTAATTTGGTTGCTAAAAGTTTTGGAGAGCAATTTATTAACGCAGGTGATGAAATCATTGTCAGCCACCTTGAGCACCACGCCAACATTGTGCCTTGGCAGCAATTGGCGCAGAAAAAAGGCGCGCGTTTGCGCGTGATTCCCGTGGATGATGATGGTCAAGTAATCTTGGAAGAGTACGTAAAATTGCTCAATTCCCGCACCAAACTCGTATCGTTCACGCAGGTCTCCAACGCCTTAGGAACGGTTACTCCTGCCAAACAAATCGTTGAACTCGCTCATCAGATTGGCGCAAAAGTGTTGGTCGATGGGGCTCAGTCGGTTTCGCACATGAGCGTGGATGTTCGTTACTTAAACGCCGACTTTTTTGTCTTTTCGGGGCACAAGGTGTTCGGGCCAACGGGCATTGGCGTGGTTTATGGCAAAGAAGAGTTGCTGAATCAGATTCAACCTTGGCAAGGTGGAGGAAACATGATCAAAGACGTAACGTTTGAGCGTACCGTTTACCACCCTGCTCCTTCTCGTTTTGAAGCAGGAACAGGAAACATCGCCGACGCAGTGGGGCTCGGCGCAGCCATTGACTACGTCACAGGTTTAGGCATGAACCTTATTTACCAATACGAGCATCAATTGTTGCACTACGCCACTCATTTGTTGAAAGACGTTCCAGGGCTTCGATTGGTAGGTACTGCTCCCGACAAAGCCAGTGTTTTGTCGTTTACCTTAAAGGGGTACACCAACGACGAAGTAGGGCAAGCCCTTAACAAAGAGGGAATTGCGGTTCGTACGGGACACCATTGTGCACAGCCTATTTTGCGGCGTTTTGGCTTGGAAAGTACCGTTCGACCTTCGTTGGCGTTTTACAATACCTGCGCCGACATCGACACGTTGGTAGAAACGCTCTACCGTTTGCAACATAAAAAATAACCCTAAACCTTATAGGTTTTTTAAACCTATAAGGTTTCAGAATTGAAACCTTTCTTTCACTATGTCTGACGTAAAGGAATTTATCGATAAGCTTCACCACACGCACAAAGCAGAATGGGAAGCAACGCCAAAAATCCAAGATTCGATTGATTGGTTGACGAACCTTTTTGAGTTTCTTTTTCCCAACAACCGTTTGCACAAAAAGGCAACCTACGTGGGTATCCTCAAAAAGAATCAAATCGACCTTGAGAATATTTTATTGAGCTACTTAGACCCTACGGAAGCCGATATTGAAGGGACGGTCAATGCCTTTTATCAATCATTAGAAACGGTCTATCATCATTTACGAGCCGACGCCGCCAAGATTTACGAGTTTGACCCCGCCGCTACGAGCATTCACGAAGTTATCGTTTCTTATCCAGGCTTTTACGCCATTGCCGTTTACCGAATCGCTCATCAATTAACGCTCTTAAAAGTACCCGTTTTACCACGGATTTTGAGCGAGTATGCGCACCGAAATACGGGCACCGACATTCACCCTGCGGCGAAAATTGGAGTCCCCTTTATGATTGACCACAGTACAGGCATTGTAATCGGCGCAACGGCCATCATTGGAAATAATGTTTCTATTTATCAAGGGGTTACGCTAGGAGCATTGCAAGTAGCAAAGGAGCTGGCCGAAGTAAAACGCCACCCTACGGTAGAAGACAACGTCATCATTTACGCCCGAACTACCATCCTTGGCGGAAAAACCGTCATTGGTAAAAACAGCATCATTGGGGGGAGCGTATTTTTAACCAAAAGTGTAGCGCCCAATTCGCACGTTTTTAATACCCACCAACTCCGAATCGAAGTAAAAGACGAGGTGTTTGACTAAGGTTTGCTTTTTAAGCCTTGTGTTTTATTTTTGCCAATTAATCTATTAAATCTATAAAATTGATATTTATTTTCAAAACCTGATACAATTATGAAAAGATTAGACACTCAGACCTTTACTTTCAACGAAAAATTGACAGAAGAACAAATCTCTTTTTTCAATCAAAACGGTTTTTTGCACTTTAAAAACTTCATTGCCAAAGACACCGTTCAGTTGTTTCTCAACGAATTCAAGCGGATTGAAGAACAAATTTTGACCGATGGCGAACAAAAAATCAACGGAGTGCCCCTCAAGTTTGGAAAAGACCTCGACGGCAGCCCGTTGGTTCAGCGAATTTGCTTTGCGTCAAAGTTCAGCCCCATCCTGCGCGAATATATCCAAGACCCTCGTATCCAATCGCTTACCACTTTGATAGGCGGTGATGCCCGCGTGGGAGAAGACGAAAAAGATGGGCTGGTCTTTAATCATTACGTTCGAGACAAACACAGCAAGTTTACTTCCATGGGATGGCATACCGACAGCCCACGAGACTTGTTTTTAGGACAAAAAATTCACAAAATGCTCAATATCGGTACTCACCTTGATGACTGCCTAAGCCGCAACGGGGGTCTCAAGGTGTTACCGGGTACGCACACCCAAGGCGTTTTTCAGACGCTTTTCCGCAAAAAACAATTCATCGACCACCAGCCTGACGTCAACGAGGTAGGTCTCGATATTGAAGCGGGTGATTTGACGATTCACGACGGCGACTTGTGGCATCGGGTAGAAGCCAGTGTTTTTGAGGGCGAACAGTCACGCCGTCGCGTCATGTATGTACCCATTGTGACAGGAAAATACGTACCCAAAAACGAACATAGCAAAACCCCTTTTTATCAGCGTCTTGCGAAATATGTTGTTAAATAAGCTCCATTGGCCTGTAATAATTCACTCATTCGTAATTCGTATTTCACTATGAATACACCCCAATATGCCCTCGTAACAGGCTCGGCCAAAGGCATCGGAAAGGCCATTGCCAACGAACTTGCTCAACGTCAGTACCACCTCCTCTTGGTCGATTTTGACCAAGAGGTGCTCGAATATACCCAAACCGAGCTACGCGGACGCTACCCCGCGCTCAGTGTTCACACTTTTGTGCAAGATTTATCTGAGCCAGAAGCCGTCGCTAACATTGAAAAATGGGTGGCTCCCTTCAAGGATAAATTAAAGGTGGCGATTAACAACGCAGGGTTTGGACTAACGGGGCGATTTTCCGACCTCAATATTGAAGAGCAACTCAACATGGTTGATGTCAACTTCAAAGCGGTCGTTCGGCTTTCGTACCTGTTTGTTTCTATCCTAAAAAACAACGGAGAAACCTATTTGCTCAACGTAGCCAGTACCACCGCTTACCAGTCTGTACCATACCTAGCCGTTTATGCCGCCTCCAAAGCGGCGGTATTGTCGTTTACGCGCAGCCTTCGGTTTGAACTAAGAGAAACTGGCCTTTCCGTTTCGACCCTAAGCCCAGGCAGCACCGACACCGATTTTGTCTATCGCGCCAGAATGGGCGAACATACCAAAAAGACAGCATCCAAAGTGAATATGACGCCCGAAGCCGTAGGCAAGATTGCCATAAAAGGGTTGTTTGCCAAAAAATCAGAAATCATCCCTGGTTTTCTCAACGTCCTCAATGCACACCTACCCAAGTACGTACCCAAACTTTTGACAGAAAAAGTAGCCGCAAACATCTACGAACCCCGAAACTAACCGAAGTTATGTCAAAGAGCATTCCTGTCCTTATCCCTTCCGAAATCCATAGCATTGTCGATAAGCAATATACGCAAGTACACCAGCTGCTCGGCAAACGCCTTGCCTTGATGTTTGGCTACCTCATTGCTCAATCCGCTCAAAGCGCAGTGTTTTCGGCTTTTTTCAGGAAAAACTTACTGGAGTTGGGA contains:
- a CDS encoding family 2A encapsulin nanocompartment cargo protein cysteine desulfurase translates to MSTSINTLTGLPDVAALEALANQFFAALPGEHPIAQGFAKQGIHALAPVHAEAPNEVPFYFADGAPTPPALGGVGISPTLHDPTAFVAAGAAPTTPHVVEPASISSNGGRIPSSVAGSGASPSAIQHGNNINLENPQTSFPDENLKSDAIPSSIGSGRETSPEQLPFQSHFSFESQLQKALEALSGTNHVASVPQIGSPYYFLSGNALHGLGDGVVPQFPFVSSTTASANSLQSAPKLPLDAALIKKDFPILQETVNGKPLIWLDNAATTQKPKLVIDRLSYFYEHENSNIHRAAHELAARATDAYEAAREKVRAFLNAASTNEIVFVRGATEAINLVAKSFGEQFINAGDEIIVSHLEHHANIVPWQQLAQKKGARLRVIPVDDDGQVILEEYVKLLNSRTKLVSFTQVSNALGTVTPAKQIVELAHQIGAKVLVDGAQSVSHMSVDVRYLNADFFVFSGHKVFGPTGIGVVYGKEELLNQIQPWQGGGNMIKDVTFERTVYHPAPSRFEAGTGNIADAVGLGAAIDYVTGLGMNLIYQYEHQLLHYATHLLKDVPGLRLVGTAPDKASVLSFTLKGYTNDEVGQALNKEGIAVRTGHHCAQPILRRFGLESTVRPSLAFYNTCADIDTLVETLYRLQHKK
- a CDS encoding serine O-acetyltransferase, whose translation is MSDVKEFIDKLHHTHKAEWEATPKIQDSIDWLTNLFEFLFPNNRLHKKATYVGILKKNQIDLENILLSYLDPTEADIEGTVNAFYQSLETVYHHLRADAAKIYEFDPAATSIHEVIVSYPGFYAIAVYRIAHQLTLLKVPVLPRILSEYAHRNTGTDIHPAAKIGVPFMIDHSTGIVIGATAIIGNNVSIYQGVTLGALQVAKELAEVKRHPTVEDNVIIYARTTILGGKTVIGKNSIIGGSVFLTKSVAPNSHVFNTHQLRIEVKDEVFD
- a CDS encoding phytanoyl-CoA dioxygenase family protein, producing MKRLDTQTFTFNEKLTEEQISFFNQNGFLHFKNFIAKDTVQLFLNEFKRIEEQILTDGEQKINGVPLKFGKDLDGSPLVQRICFASKFSPILREYIQDPRIQSLTTLIGGDARVGEDEKDGLVFNHYVRDKHSKFTSMGWHTDSPRDLFLGQKIHKMLNIGTHLDDCLSRNGGLKVLPGTHTQGVFQTLFRKKQFIDHQPDVNEVGLDIEAGDLTIHDGDLWHRVEASVFEGEQSRRRVMYVPIVTGKYVPKNEHSKTPFYQRLAKYVVK
- a CDS encoding SDR family oxidoreductase, producing MNTPQYALVTGSAKGIGKAIANELAQRQYHLLLVDFDQEVLEYTQTELRGRYPALSVHTFVQDLSEPEAVANIEKWVAPFKDKLKVAINNAGFGLTGRFSDLNIEEQLNMVDVNFKAVVRLSYLFVSILKNNGETYLLNVASTTAYQSVPYLAVYAASKAAVLSFTRSLRFELRETGLSVSTLSPGSTDTDFVYRARMGEHTKKTASKVNMTPEAVGKIAIKGLFAKKSEIIPGFLNVLNAHLPKYVPKLLTEKVAANIYEPRN